The sequence CAGCATCAACATCATGTGAGCAAATGAGGCTCCTGTACAGTTCTCTCAATACAGGAGGAAGAGTTGTGAAAGCAGAAGCCTATAAAGTCCTTAAGGAGAAACAGCCTTACTTAGTGGATGAATTGAGTCTGGATTGATCCTCACAATTTTAATTGCACAATTTTAATTGTATAGACATTAAGAtgtttgatatatatttttatgattgggtttttaatttgttatacAGTATTTCCTAACAGTTAAGAGTATATCATATGTAGAACAGCATCataaatcgtcgctgtcgggcggaaacctcctatctccaaattttgtcaatttcatattttttcgtatatcgatgctattgttcagtccccacgtggttctgttatttttacaagttattaaccaatctaaagtcttgaaaatagcttgagtgcaaatctcataactccattggacacttcaactgtccacctcttcctcactccgtgggagagcttcacggcatatttctcctcaagaaaagtcgcaacgaatcaacacgtcttctgaggtaaatgtcttcaaaacactggactcaaagaaaaaaaaatcttgacccccgctagttctggtgctcgtctgaggacaggaatttagcgcaagacaatccactgcaacgcggactaaaccctgtgcactgcagataaggtacggcgtttttttaatttcctgaaaaataatgcatttattataGTATTTTGCACTCCAGTGGTTTGGTGTTATGCAAGTTGCACCACATATTGACATATCTTCTATATTGCATAATTTAATAGCAATATCTGAATCTATGAACTGAGAAAGGTTCATGTGGATATGTAACctttaatgtttacattaattcacatcttaaatgtttttttttcttacttttgttttgttggtttaaggtgaaaaaaggttaaaaaaggtgaaaaaagatCTCACATTACAGGTGAAAAAATAACTCACATGAtttatcttatatttattatctaAATCACAAAAAATCTATAGGTTTAAAAGGGGTTTATAGTTTTATCATCCATTATAACTTGAAATGAAACTTTAATTAGAATATGTTTacttttcttattattcttctaATTTGATTGGTtagtatttcttttctattaGGTTAGGCCATGTTCACCTAGGGGATAAAAGGGGTTTAGTTGTGTCAGCCCAGAATGCACCTGGGTGggcctattttttattttttttttaaaccagttttGTCAAGCCAGTTGGGCACAAGGAGCAGGAGATGCaaaattgtttgtttgcctgcaaACCCTTTAATAAAGCTCACCAAACATGTCATCTGGCTTGGACTCAATCCTTTAACTGCATAAACCACAACCCATGGTGTATCTTGGTGATTATTTTGGAGTTaagtttgattcatttatttgatttcatttgacaAATGATCACTACACTGCTTCATAGAGATTCCACAACATTTAGTTAAATAGGATAAAATGAAGACTTTTCATcactaaattattttttttttattacagttattgccaaaaaaaagtattaatttcAGGGTGGGAACAATAACAAGTCTCAATACATCACCTgaacataaattattttaagtgaAATCCCTCTGTTGACTATACTTTGTTGTAATACTTACTGACTGCAACAAAATGCTGACATTGAAAACTCCTTCtggtaaatttaaataaaaccctccataaataaatctgttttctgtacacaaaacacaagacaaagaaaaaaacattttaagagtTCAACATTTACGTTCATTGCCTTGTACGAAGTCTCTTATGATAAAGCTGGATATTACAGCTGCGTTTCATCGGTACATTCATCATAACTATCATCCTCATCAGTAACCCCAGTTAAGCTAACTGTATCAGGCACAGGATGGATAATAACAGTGGTAGTTTGCAAGTTAAGAGAGGTGGCCTGCTGTGCAGTGTGGAGTGTGCTGTCTGTTTCGGTGTGACACGAAGCCAAAGTGTGTATCTGAGACTGATCTTGAGAAATCTCGATAACCTCAGCATGTACATCAGAGACACCAGGGTCAGTGGTGCACACAGCATCTATAGAGCGAATTTGTCCTGTTAACATCTGAATGATCTCTGAGGcatgtttctgttctgttagGATCCTCAAGGTGAATCTAGGATTATTGTTTGGACTTGAATTGGCAGGTGGAATGATCTCAACTTCTGCCATTTTCCTGAGAGAtagaacatgagagaaaaacaagcGGCaatcaagtgagtgtgtgtatgattggcatgtgtatgtgtaaacgtgtgtatgtgtgtgagacagtactCGTGTGTATGACGACGTCTTAAGATGCAACAGACAGCAACGATGGCAATAATTGTGAGCAGCAGGAAAACCACAAATATGATGAAAATATCAGAATTTAGCCACTCGGACATGGAGCTCACCCTAGTGTCATCCATCACCTACACACACGACATACTTTTTCTCAATACACAATGGTGTATAGCAAAAAGCTAGAAATTAAGtgttttgtgagtttttctAAATACCTCATGCATAAAGCCGTTTTACAAATTTAGCTTTACTTCAATTCCTGTTCAAAGCAACCAATAAAAAAGGTAAGTTACGCTTTATAAACGGCTTCAATTCTCACTGTAACTAGACCCGCTTACTTCCTTTCAAAAACTCAACCGTTAATTTTCGGCGGTCCGATCACTAAACGACACTGTGAGTCGACTCCCAGCGTATAACTCAAAACGGCGATTGCAAGAGCTGACTCAAAGAACcgaatcagttttttttttttcctcagggaAAACTGCAGAGATGAATAAGGCAAGAAAGTTGTTTATTTGATCgctttttttcagtctgtcaaTATCaatataacttttatttaacCTATCGTATCAAAATCTTTTTGAAAAAATGTTCAACACACATTTCTAAAAGTAAAATTACCTCAGTGCAGTTCATAGAAAtctacactagatgtcgccctTGGCTACGGCAgttcattggaacgaatgcgtcaatagagccgcgATCTTGgaacaggggaccccctcctctttaatgcatcagcgtcaatgtaggcaaaggtctaacggaaataaaatcaccatgaatcgtcatgaatgcgattttatagtttgttttttttggtttgttccaACGGTCAGACGTGTATTTATCattgagtccagagaaaatgtaacgttttgatattaagataatctactttttcaaaatataatgctATAATGCTGTTTATCACTTGataatctacaaacagattctaattattttatttaataccatgtcagcaatcaaagctattttcatggcaaaaattcaattacaaaaacacataaaatataaacacaataaaaacaaaacaaatatacaaacaagtcatattatacaatttatttttaattaacatacgataaaaaatccaaaacattttcaggcataatgtcattaaatgtccttaagtgaagtaacttgataaaagagcattctacTTGTGTTacgtccaggacaatctaataaaatatgtttgacagataaggaaatcttacagaacatacataaagttgggtcttcacctaaaagcaaaaaagcataggtcaatttttaatgtccttattaagagctttggaatctacaaacattgtccgttttcctaactgtcaaaaactaatgggtaactagcatggattagctgtggtcgttaaccaaggactgaaacaaaccaacgtaacaagaaatataatttcgtaacattcaatatcataaaacacattctcactcgtGTAacgtaatcccttgctgtctggtttttagatttcgttCATTTGAACATCtaaacgcagcacagaagtccggcatcgtccatgaatTTGAAGTAAAAGACCCCTGTTCCAAGATGGCGCATTTTTAGAACCCCAAAGCGACATctaggtgtagatatctatgagTGTCGTTCACCAACTAGCTAACAAATTACCTCAGTTAACTAGCAGAAAGCTTACTgcagaaagcgaagaaaggcttacgataaggcaagaagtaggacgcatgttaatataggatcagctttccagggctggagagaactgaaggagcgggaaggcctgAGATGGGACAcagaggttgcttttttccttcttgataggtgagtaatgttggttttgctttgtttcatagaactaatatatgcccttctttgcatgattatgcttgtgtcatttttgcttgtttgtttatctgcaatcgtattgttcttcacttcagctatgataaagacacatttctttccattagttgcctgggttacatatgtgtttatgtatgcgtgggcggagctatcaatacagggatGGGACCCATTtcggttaggggcgtgtttttttttttttttttgtgatttcaaatatcaacattggctttcaaacatcgtacacaccacctttaaataattacaatatataGCTTATATAGCATTACCCAGCAGGGGGCGCCCCAGACTAAGGTTAATCTCTTTAAATGTCACACAGCAACTTACTCACAGTAAAGAATATGACAAGCTACAACCTTTCTGGTTGATTTCCTTAATTCaggtaaaatatatgttttcatttatccTCAACACTTTGAGCACCTGGAGAGCTATAACCTGAATTTCAACCCTAACCACCTGTATTTGAGGAAAAATATACTAcatcagcaataataataattacttatTTACAATAATTGAAATTTAGTTTTGACTACATGTAGTAATAAAGTGTTTTTGCAATGTTTGCATTGTACAAATTACAAATGTCACAGTCATGTTTATAAGCTCAGTTCATCTTATTATCTTCTCCATATTTTTCCtacaataaatgtgttttataagatTTATATGGTGATGATTAACAGGACAGTGTTGATGAGGTTGACTAAGGCAGCTAACACTAACTCAGATTCATActaatttattgtgtgtatgattttagaTAACACTAGCAGTAGCTTGTTAAGGTTAACCAGTCACTAGTTTTTAAATTAACTGCACTGACAGAATGAGTGGAGAATAagagtaatttaatttaaaaattaaacagattATTCTCAGTAAGTACTTTCAGATGGTAAATATCTACTTGATAAAATGTTAAAGTACATGAAATTTATCTTAATGATTCTCAGTGGTGCAACTTGTCATATctttaaatgcatttgttttaaGTGTAAATTAAACagtgaaaattattatttatgtatcatACCTTTATGATCTCATCTGTCTAACTCTTCCTTATGAAGAATGTCTCTCATTCTGATTGGATTTAAAAGCAAATGTGTCTCATAAGGTCAATAATTCCAGATAGTAAATATTCacttaatacagtatatgtaagtACATGAAATATACTGCAATAAAACGTAATAATACTACTATTTAGCTGTTGTTAGGAAGTGTAAATTAAACAGTGTAAGGTAAGTTATAATGTATAAGACAGTGGTGAAAAAAGAAGCAGATTTAGGCGAATAAATTTTGAATTTGATGACAGTGTAAATATCAATATCGTAGAGCTGATAAAGAACATAGGCAATAAAAAGTaatgaaaaaatatcaaatatgtaATAATGAAAAATCTGCTAAATATGTATTGATCCTGAGCagtgtgacagaaaaacatttacCCTATTGTGAGTTTGGCATTGTTGCTGGGGAGGATTAATGACATTTCTTCTGTCCGTCACAGTGAAACTAACATGGGAACTAACATGACACTGGTGCTGCCTAGGCGGATGAGGTCTGGGAAGAATGCAACAGGAAACACCATCCTGGACAGAGAGGAAAGGACTGGTCAAATGTAGATACATTACACCATCTAAAACTTATCCAAAAAGATTAATGgctgtaaatagtgtaaatagtttttcagttttttttgtcatttttctaaACTGTTGCCTTgtgctttcattatttttatttttatttatttatttttttattaaaggctGTACAATAACTAAACTAACTATACGatgatttatatttagtatCTTGTTTAAACCTGTTTATATACCACaagttgaaaaaaagaaaacaattactAATATTTGAtgttaattttttaaatcttatttcaCTAATTAGATTATCTACTATACTACTACTCATAGTCATCATGTACTTTCTCTCAAATTTCCACTTGAAATGTCTTaatgattttgtttgtaataaatCTGACCATTTTTCAGTTGCTCTTTTTCTCTTAGAATTAAGcatagtgtttttgtttttttactgtctATATAATACAGcaatacaggtgcatctcaataaattagaatgtcatggaaaagttaatttatttcagaaattcaACTCATAGTGAAactcatgtattatataaatttagtacacacagactgaagtagtttaagtctttagttcttttaattgtggtgattttggctcacatttaacaaaaacccaccaattctcCAAAAATTACAATACTTCATaagactaataaaaaaacatttttagtgaattgttggccatctggaaagtatgttcatttactgtatatgtactcaacaCTTGGTAGGGGCTTTTGCGTTAATTTCTGCCTCAATTCGGTGTGGCATGgtggtgatcagtctgtggaactgctgaggtggtataaTTTCAACGTTATAGCATCTGTTGCAGTGTTCATCCAGTGAGTGGTGAAGCCAAGGTAGCCTCTCATTCTTCTGTCTGACCAGATGTCCACAGTGACAGGCAGATTTATAACTGTGGCCATTTCACTTATTAGTTTTGATTGTCTCTCAGACACCACAGTGTCAAGTCTTGAGGTGGTGGTTCTGTGGCTCACTGCAGTATATTTTGTGTCCATAATGGAGAGAAAGTGAACGAAGTGCTTGTTGTCAGTGATAGACAGGGGCATGTTGTGTTAAGAACACACCAAAATACTTacactaaaaatgtatttttatttgataaacAGGTCATGACAAAAATTGGACTTGGACACATTTATTAACATCAATCTTTATCCTCATTTCCTTTCACACCCATATATGATGGTATCCACAGGAAATTTACCATAATTCCAGATCGTCTTATTCTAAATAGACTCTGCATCACATCAATTATCATATCTTGCATCGCTGTTGATATTCCACTTAATAAGCTATTTAAAACCGAAAAGGGAGTCTGTACAAATACTGTTCTTGTTGGCTGTACTTCTTCTACCCACtagagcagaggtattcaactaaaatttaaagaggtccagtaagagaaagtTTCTTGAAGCAAaagtccggaagatcataatgtctaactagttagtgtgatatatatataagtagcctagtagttgtatcaacatctgcaagcaatcaatacctgactgtcaaatcaaataaactcagtacaattcaaaaagcttttgacaatatttattgtcaagtaacatagaactgaacaaatgtatgattgtagatatgaataacgttctctcatttaataaataaaagtagggctgcatttcaaaataagagaaagttatttattaattattaagagctgtctcactcgactgtttctctccctttctccgtctcactcgtctgtttccttccctttgttttctacatgaaTCTCTAAAACTTGTTcttgtaactttactctaattttctctcatctgtcttgcagtgttgagtcgcagtgtttacttcaggaatgcacagacttgattggctgagtggtatcacgtgggatggtttaactgcatgcaattggtctgtgcgtttccactaccactaccgtaaagattgcaaaagctgtgccggaaaaatagaagcgcttcgtctagttttaaatcataaccttttgttttggctgtaggtccgggtccatattggacagcttctgggtccggacccggaccgcggtccgcctgttagtgacctatgaaCTAGAGTGCTAGAAATATTGCTATTATCTCTGCAGTAAAAACAGATACATGATCTGAAATTCGTTTGTATATTTTGACATTGAATTGGGGAATATATACTGCTGATGCTGTTTCTCCAGGTTCAGGATCTTTAGAGCCATCcatgtatatttgtaatatgCTATAATATGATTGTTCAATGTATTGTCGCACTGCTATATTTGTTAACATATTTTCATCAACTACTGGCATAGGGAAAAGCCAAGGAGGAATTGCTGAAGTTATCACGGAAGGAGCAATATGGATGTCACTAATTCCCATATTCTGTGCTTCCTCATTTGAGGTCCTATCCAAAGCTTGATAGTTTTTTATACTCATATTCCCAGCAATTCTTCAAAACTTTCTTAACTGGATGACTATCCAAGTGGCCCTTTATTTTTGAtccaatattcattcattcattcatcttctaccgcttatccgaactacctcgggtcacggggagcctgtgcctatctcaggcgtcatcgggcatcaaggcaggatacaccctggatggagtgccaacccatcgcagggcacacacacactctcattcactcacgcaatcacacactacggacaattttccagagatgccaatcaacctaccatgcatgtctttggaccgggggaggaaaccagagtacccggaggaaacccccgaggcacggggagaacatgcaaactccacacacacaaggcagaggcgggcaATTTGTTCTCATCAAAATTTAACATTACCGAGAGGCTGTCAGTCTTTTCATTATTTGAATATATATGCGCTTGAGCCGCCTGACATTCCTTACTGCTGCCCCAGTTATATTTCTTATGATTTTCTCAGCTGAAACATCAGTTGGGATCCCTGTTATCACAGCTCTAACCCAATTCTTCTCGTCTGGGATTGAGCATAATACTTTATGTCCAATTAGTGATGTTATTCCCAGGGCCGTTTTTTTGTTGTCTACCGTCTTTACAGAACAATATCAGTTTGCCATCCATCAATGTCTTAATACTTTCAATTGTTCCTAatgttttttaagtgtttttgttAATTTCAAAGGGTTTATGACATTAACGGATTCAGTAGCAAACTTCAGCAATACCTCCTACTCCTCTTTCCTCCTTCTTGCCTAGTGATTTCCCTTTTGAAAGTCTGTTTCTGAGATTTGTCCccaatttttctttcttttctgagtTTCTACCAATTTCCATTCATTACTTGCATTGCCTCCACTATCCTCATCAGCCATTTCATCCTCCATTTCCGGATCGCTTCCGGAATCTACACTACTTCCTACCATCAGCGCTCCAGTCACAATTCAGCTGTCGCCACCCGCATCtgtgtttaaatataattaataactctgaacaaatgcaGGCATGTCGTAGTGTATACAGACCCATATAAATGCTTCCATTCCGTCTGCGTGCTATTATCAATCCGCCATTTTGAATCCTCCAGAAATGGAGAATTGCAGGAAGATGACATCACGCAAATCCAAGGAAAAACAACCTTCCGTTTGCTGACGCCGGAAGTGGAAAGCCTGCGACAAAAAGCTAGCGTCTGAGTAAAGAGCTAGTCATGAGTAAACAAGTTTAACTTGTTTTGCGTGTGAGAACGTGTGGAGGAGCAAAATGGCTCAGGAGAAGAAAGCCGGGCTGTTAAAAAGGACGTCGTCGTCTAAAAAGCCGCTGAAGGAGAAGGTGGTGTTGATGTACGATGAAATATTCACTAAAGTCAATCCTGCTAAGGCGAACCCTCGCTTCTGGGACGAGCTGTTTTTAATGAAGGCGAACCTGGAATATCTGGAAAACAAGCTGGAGGCTCTGGATGGAGACGAAGTGATGATGATTAAGGAGAACATTAACAGCCTGTTCCATCACTGCGTCCAGGCTTTGGAAGAAGATCACCAGATTAAAGTATTAAACGCTCTGCCGACCCTTTGTGCACTCTTCAGAGGTGTtcatcacaaaaacaaattgGCTACAGGCTTCGATATCATTAACATGCTGGTGGGATTCGACAAAGCTGAGATCAGGATGAAGGATCTCATGGAAAGCTTAGACGGTTTGCTCTGTGGAGACGGCTCTGAGAGCCTG comes from Tachysurus vachellii isolate PV-2020 chromosome 26, HZAU_Pvac_v1, whole genome shotgun sequence and encodes:
- the si:dkey-111e8.4 gene encoding uncharacterized protein si:dkey-111e8.4, whose translation is MDDTRVSSMSEWLNSDIFIIFVVFLLLTIIAIVAVCCILRRRHTHEKMAEVEIIPPANSSPNNNPRFTLRILTEQKHASEIIQMLTGQIRSIDAVCTTDPGVSDVHAEVIEISQDQSQIHTLASCHTETDSTLHTAQQATSLNLQTTTVIIHPVPDTVSLTGVTDEDDSYDECTDETQL